A window from Schistosoma haematobium chromosome 1, whole genome shotgun sequence encodes these proteins:
- the SLC9B2_1 gene encoding Sodium/hydrogen exchanger 9B2, variant 2 (EggNog:ENOG410V6XC~COG:P), with product MRRTMAVTWWFVQPILFSLIGSEVDILHMPGGSTGRGIGAFLLALVARLAATMVAVLPSKLNMRERLFISFAWLPKATVQAAVGPVALDTARQLNSNAEIIDWGEQKSRIECLVISLHVSIMQ from the exons ATGAGAAGAACCATGGCAGTCACATGGTGGTTTGTTCAACCTATTCTGTTTTCTTTAATAGGATCAGAAGTAGACATACTACATATGCCTGGTGGTTCAACTG gACGTGGAATCGGTGCATTCTTACTTGCTCTAGTTGCTCGTTTAGCTGCAACAATGGTAGCTGTTTTGCCATCAAAGTTAAATATGCGTGAACGCTTGTTTATATCATTTGCGTGGTTACCAAAAGCTACCGTACAAGCAGCTGTTGGACCAGTTGCACTGGATACAGCTAGACAATTGAATTCAAATGCAGAAATAATTGATTGGGGGGAACAG AAGAGCAGAATTGAATGCCTAGTTATTTCACTCCAtgtttcgataatgcaatga